Proteins encoded in a region of the Elaeis guineensis isolate ETL-2024a chromosome 7, EG11, whole genome shotgun sequence genome:
- the LOC105032232 gene encoding NAC transcription factor 29 produces the protein MDGIGLSGSQLPPGFRFHPTDQELIIHYLRRKVTSTLTPLTSIIADIDLYKFNPWELPDKAYFGEREWFFYSPRDRKYPNGTRPNRAAASGYWKATGTDKPILTTGGSQCLGVKKALVFYTGRPPKGVKTDWVMHEYRLLNSNPTFSQKHKGSMRLDDWVLCRVRQKGAMPLETEENDLSLHSSQPIINNQFAEKQATTGEKSGLFEWSDYQLLSYLMGSQNEGKTACENSNRPESTDSSGLDVAPGGCGESQLPMVSSVLESIKRKLSFGALDELMLLPPAKRLNCSSSEGDNSSPAGSVSVDQVYPQFMI, from the exons ATGGATGGGATTGGGTTATCAGGCTCTCAACTCCCTCCGGGATTCCGATTCCACCCTACAGACCAAGAGCTCATCATCCATTACCTGAGGAGGAAGGTTACCTCCACACTTACACCACTGACCTCGATCATCGCAGACATCGATCTGTACAAGTTTAATCCATGGGAACTTCCTg ACAAGGCGTACTTCGGCGAGCGAGAATGGTTCTTCTACAGCCCCCGTGACCGGAAATATCCAAATGGCACCAGGCCAAACAGAGCGGCCGCGTCTGGATACTGGAAGGCCACGGGCACCGACAAGCCCATCCTCACCACAGGGGGCTCCCAGTGCCTCGGCGTCAAGAAGGCCCTCGTCTTCTACACGGGCCGCCCCCCGAAGGGCGTCAAGACCGACTGGGTCATGCATGAATACCGCCTCCTCAATTCAAACCCCACCTTCTCACAGAAGCACAAAGGCTCCATGCGA TTGGATGACTGGGTGCTCTGCCGAGTCCGGCAAAAGGGTGCCATGCCACTAGAAACAGAGGAGAATGACTTGAGTCTACACTCTTCTCAACCTATAATAAACAACCAGTTTGCCGAGAAACAAGCAACAACCGGAGAGAAGAGCGGCTTGTTTGAGTGGAGCGACTACCAACTCCTCTCGTACCTCATGGGGTCTCAGAATGAAGGGAAGACTGCGTGCGAGAACTCGAACCGCCCCGAGTCTACCGATTCCTCTGGTCTTGATGTGGCTCCGGGTGGATGTGGGGAGTCTCAGCTCCCAATGGTATCATCGGTGCTGGAGTCGATCAAAAGGAAGCTCTCCTTCGGGGCGTTGGACGAGCTCATGCTGCTGCCGCCGGCTAAAAGATTGAACTGTTCTAGCAGTGAGGGTGACAACTCGTCGCCAGCAGGCTCGGTCTCGGTTGATCAAGTATACCCACAGTTTATGATATAA